The genomic stretch CGTCCCAGTAAATATCCTTCACAGAAATTAAAGAAAAAGTATGTGTGCGAGTGTCATATTCAGGATCATTTATATACCGTGGAACACTACCTGTCTTATTTATGGCATTTATATCTGTACCGGGTAGGAAACGATAGAGCTCCGTATTCATCCTTTCCCAATGTTGGGATAATTTAGAAGAGAGGATGATATCAAAGTTAATTGTAGTTTTACACTCAGGTTCTCCTACAATGCCTTCTATGGTAATGTCTTTGCCATTACTATAACGTAGTATTTTACCTATAGGATTTTCATTACCGAAAATCTTGCGGGCGTATTTTTCCGTTAATAATGCCGACTGAGGTGTTGTGAGAGATAGCTTTCCTTGCACTATAGGATAATGAAATAACTGAAAAAAGACACTGTCGGTAACGAGGCAACGTGCCGGAATACGGTTGGTACCGGAAATGACATAGTCCTTTTCCAATGGAATATAGGTGGTCATAGCTTCTACGAAACGATTGTCAATAGAAATGGTATCATAGTTATATTGTTTCAGTCCACTTAGTCCCCGGTTGCCTTCTGTATTGGTACAGATGGCATACACATGCTCCCTGTCGATGCAATGTGTGTCCACTGTCAGTTCTCTATGGATATATCGCATCAAGATGATGCTGCATGCCAGACTGCATGCCAGTCCCAGCAAATTAATGATAGTATACGATTTAGAACGCATTAAAAAGCGCCAGGAATATTTCAGTGTTTTCATATTTTATGTGTGTTTATTCTGATCTTATAATTTTTGCGGGATCAATTTGAGCAGCTTTGTGTATTTGCCAAATTACTGTGCTTGATGAAATAAAGGAAATGATAGCTAGAACTGCTAAATAAATCCCTATACCTATAGGTGTTTTTAGCACAAAATCCTGTGTATACATATATATGAGGTAATGGGCAAGTGGAACAGCCAATACAAATGCACAACCTATTACTTTGATATATTTGCGGAATAATAGCAGGTAAAGGTCTTTCATCCCTGCACCATTTACTTTGCGGATGGCAATTTCACGATAACGTTGTCGGATATCAAATAAGGATAATCCAAATAGTCCCAAACAGGAGATGATGATTGCTATCAAGGCAAAGACGAAATAAATATTTGCTGTTTGACGGTCCTGAGCATAAAGTTTGTGAACTTCATCTGTCAACCAAGTATAGGTGAAGTCTTCGGTATTATATATTTCTTTCTCTGTTTTCTTCAGATATTCTATGACTTCTTTTTCTTTATCGGGGTTGACGGCAATCAAAAAATCGCTGTTGCCACTGCTGGGCCCCACGACAAATGCCATCGGTTTTATTCCTTCAGTGAGATGGCTTGGGTAATAATCGTCTATTACAGCCACTACAGGCATAAGTTTGGTTCCACCTTCTTCCATTTCTCCTTTTTCGCTGACACTAATCCAAAGTGGAGATTCGCTGCGTACAAAAGCATCTTCTAGTTGCGCATAGCCCATGGCTTTCATTGCTGCTTTGTTTAGTACCATTTTATAGTCACTCCAACCTTCAAATTTTTGGGGGATTTCTCCTTCCAGTACTTTCAAATCATACAGTTGGAAGAATTGTGGGGAAGGAAATAGGGTGAGCATGGGTTGACGGGTATCTTGGTCATTTAACAACATGCAGATAGAGCTTCCCCTTAATATAGAATAATGGGAACTCATCCACATTTCAATGTGAGGACACTCGTTTAATAGTTGCTTGATACGGTCTTGGCGGGCAAAGCGCTCATTGCGCTTTTCTTCTGTTTCAGAGCGCAGATAATTTTTGTTCTCGTGTAACAACTCAGCTCTAAGAATTCTTTCTGTCCGATATCCGGGAGAGGTATTCAGCAGGAAATGCAGTTGCTTGCCAAAGTAAAATGACAAGATAAGGAGTAATATGGTTATAACGTATTGGAAAAAAAGGAATGTCATACGTACAGTGATAGCATGACGGTTTGATGTTATTGAACGAATAGATACAATAGGAGGGAGATAATTGTATCTGATGTATGGATAAATAGAAGTGACTAAAGGTAATAATATGATGAATCCCAAAGACAATTTCCAGTCGAATGCCGAATAGCTAATTTGTTCATTCATCAACCGGCTGACTGGTACTTGGGTTGCTTCTATCAACAGCCAGGCGGTTAGCAGTGCGGCAAAGGCTAATAACTGATTTTCCATCCATATTTGTAAAAACAAAGGCAGACGCTGCAAGCCGAATACTTTTTTGGGGGCGTAAAATAAACTGTGTCATGCGCTGTTTTTCTTTCAAGCTCATCGGTCGGGGATCGGCCAGCGCCAAGGGGGTGCACCAGCACTCCCGACGAGCGTAAAATTACAACAACTTAAATCTATCTCCAAACTTTATCGCCAGTTGTTGGGCAATGGTGCCCCAATTAGCCAGTGGCATAGTCCATTTCTTGCGTATGTTGCGATAAGCGAGGTAGACAAGCTTCTCAAGGGCGGTGTCATTAGGGAACACACCCTTGTTTTTTGTAACTTTCCGTATTTGCCGGTGGTAGCCTTCAACGGTATTCGTCGTATAAATCATACGACGTATATCGGATGTGAACTGGAAGTATTCAGTGAGCTTTTCCCAGTTGTCCTGCCACGACTTGATGACGATAGGATATTTCTCTCCCCATTTCTGATCTAAATCAAGAAGCTCCGTTTCAGCGGCATCCTTGCTGACTGCACCGTAAACCCGTTTCAGATCTTTAAGAAACTCCTTCTGGTGTTTACTGCCGACGTATTTGATGGAGTTACGTATCTGATGGACGATACAAAGTTGCACTATGGTATCAGGGAATACGCTTTGGATGGCATCCGGGAAGCCCCTCAGACCATCGACACAAGCTATGAGAATGTCGTGTACACCACGGTTCTGTAAATCGGTCAGCACATTCAACCAGAAGTTTGCCCCCTCATTCTTAGAGATGTACATCCCAAGCAAATCCTTACGACCGTCCTTATCTATAGCCAATACGTTGTAGATTGCATGGGTAATGGCACAGCCTCTCTCATCCATGACTTTATAATGAATGGCATCCATCCAGACTATCGGATAAATATAATCCAGGCTACGCGAACGCCACGCTTTTATTTCCGGAAGTACCCGGTCAGTGATGGAACTGATTGTTTCGGCAGACACACGGTTACCAAGATTCTCTTCCATCCAATCGCTTATTTCACGTGTACTATTACCAAGGGCATAAAGGCCGATTATGCGGTCAGCAACACCTTCCGCGAGAATGGTCTCCCGCTTCTTTATAAACTGAGGATCGAAGGTGGAATTACGATCACGGGGGGTAGAAACGGTCACCTCACCCATAGAAGTTTGCACCTGCTTCTGCATCTTGCCATTACGACGGTTGCCACTCATGCGTTCATCCTCGGAAAGATGGGCATCCATCTCACCTTCTAAAGCTGCATTTAAAATGCTCTCCAATAACGGGGCAAAAGCTCCGTCCTTACCCAACAAGGGCTTGCCAGCCTTGAGCTGCTCGATTGCCTTGTTCTTGATCCTTTCAAAATCAAATTCTTCACTCATAAAAAAACTGTGTTAGCAAAGTTAATACTTTATTTGTTTGCTTTGCTGACACAGTTTAAATTACAGCCTCACTTTTTTTACTCCATATTCTTTAGAACGTTTCATCATAAATACCATATAAATATTGATGAAATTCAATATACCCACCAATAATAGCAATATGGTTACTCCTGAAAGAATATACAAGTGCGTACGGTTCCCGAATTGCATAATGGAATCGTAATCGTCATCGTGACCGATGGAATTTTCCCAGTATAAATCTTTCCAAGCAATAAACTTCCAACGTATTCTGTTTCCTCTTTTATCTTTTCTGTACACATTGCTGATTTTGTTTATTTTGTCTAGATTTACTCCGGGGAGGATACGCATCAGTGATATATCCATACGTTGCCAGCGTTCTATCAATCTGTATGATACTAGTATATCGAACTGAAGTAATGATTTGCAGTCCAATTCTCCGATCACCCCCTTGATAGTGATATTTTTACCATAATATTCCAATACTTTACCTATCGGATTTTCTTTGCCAAATATATTACGAGCATAGTGTTGGGTGATAATGGCGTCATTGGGAGCTTCTAAACTAGCTTCGCCAGCCACAATCGGATAGTGGAAAAAGTGAAAAAAAGTGGAATCTACAGCTGCTATATTCATTGCATAGTTGCTGTTCTCGTATACCACATTGTCTCGTTGCTGTAGCATGAGACGGCATTGCTCCACTATTTGATGGTCAAGGATATAAACAGAATCCGCTTCCGTCCAATCTTGTTGCAAACTTCCCGGATGAATGTTTCCTTCCATATCCCGTAACGGAATGATGATATGTTCCGGATCTACGCTATGTGCATCCACCGTCAGTTCCCTATG from Phocaeicola dorei encodes the following:
- a CDS encoding IS256 family transposase, encoding MSEEFDFERIKNKAIEQLKAGKPLLGKDGAFAPLLESILNAALEGEMDAHLSEDERMSGNRRNGKMQKQVQTSMGEVTVSTPRDRNSTFDPQFIKKRETILAEGVADRIIGLYALGNSTREISDWMEENLGNRVSAETISSITDRVLPEIKAWRSRSLDYIYPIVWMDAIHYKVMDERGCAITHAIYNVLAIDKDGRKDLLGMYISKNEGANFWLNVLTDLQNRGVHDILIACVDGLRGFPDAIQSVFPDTIVQLCIVHQIRNSIKYVGSKHQKEFLKDLKRVYGAVSKDAAETELLDLDQKWGEKYPIVIKSWQDNWEKLTEYFQFTSDIRRMIYTTNTVEGYHRQIRKVTKNKGVFPNDTALEKLVYLAYRNIRKKWTMPLANWGTIAQQLAIKFGDRFKLL